In the Ruminococcus sp. OA3 genome, one interval contains:
- a CDS encoding LysR family transcriptional regulator, with product MQLKQLQFFVVSVDMGSFKAAADVLYTSQPHISKTIKALEEELNMSLLNRQATGVVMTEEGRKVYEYANRILRNVEMISNLQEENQLEKFSISSNPSYKLTKIYASFYQEKENLPVRFQYLEGTVEEVMQHLHKHRSEIGFVFISERQYFAFQEVLGHRRLEFRMLKKTEPYLYVGPQHPLYKAQGVDEQQLKELKLVQMREDFFSLTSHLGHLKNELGAYEKLPKAVVTDSDHVLMQFLTNTKLANIGSSMLQGKYEYNNIHGIPITTGIDSIYFGYIKRRRDELSPIAETFIEYLKNIIR from the coding sequence ATGCAGTTAAAACAGCTACAGTTTTTTGTAGTCAGCGTAGATATGGGGAGCTTTAAGGCGGCAGCCGATGTTCTGTATACATCCCAGCCGCATATCAGCAAGACAATCAAAGCATTGGAAGAAGAGCTGAATATGTCCTTGCTGAACCGTCAGGCTACGGGCGTTGTCATGACGGAAGAGGGACGTAAAGTTTACGAATATGCCAACAGGATCCTGCGCAATGTCGAGATGATCAGTAATCTTCAGGAAGAGAACCAGCTGGAAAAATTTTCGATTTCGTCCAACCCCAGCTATAAGCTGACAAAAATTTATGCCAGTTTTTATCAGGAAAAGGAGAACCTCCCGGTCAGGTTCCAGTATCTGGAAGGGACTGTTGAGGAGGTTATGCAGCATCTTCATAAGCACAGGTCAGAAATTGGGTTTGTGTTTATATCAGAACGGCAGTATTTTGCATTCCAGGAAGTACTTGGGCACAGGAGACTGGAATTCAGAATGCTGAAAAAAACAGAACCGTATCTGTATGTAGGTCCGCAGCATCCGCTCTACAAGGCGCAGGGTGTGGATGAACAGCAGCTGAAAGAACTGAAACTTGTGCAGATGCGGGAAGATTTTTTCTCTCTCACAAGTCATCTCGGGCATCTCAAAAATGAACTGGGAGCATATGAAAAACTTCCGAAGGCTGTTGTTACGGACAGCGACCATGTACTGATGCAGTTTTTGACAAACACTAAGCTTGCAAATATAGGAAGTTCAATGCTCCAGGGGAAATATGAATACAACAATATTCACGGCATTCCGATCACCACGGGGATAGACAGTATATATTTTGGATATATCAAGCGCAGGAGGGATGAATTAAGCCCGATAGCTGAGACGTTTATTGAGTATTTAAAGAATATTATACGCTGA
- a CDS encoding DUF5688 family protein yields the protein MDYTTFKTAMLTCVKDQLGEEVSIRLQEIPKNNGGFQDGMAIMGAGSNLEPVIYLEPYYQAFEEGRTLKELGQLLVTEWKENRIDEKGPVGVFEDFRKAFSSICYQLVNFQKNRDLLARTPHREFLDLALIYYYRTEHPFCNSARILIRREHMENWGVTEKILYEAAAKNTQKLLPHHFLSIGQVIAGLSGDEEIGSLADECRDDEGMYVLTNEEKYLGAVCIFYPEVLKRIADTFGSSFFVLPSSIHECIIVPETGEDFEADLQELVRDVNRVYVSEEEFLSDHVYYYDRKGRSLWWGKKSVMI from the coding sequence TTGGATTACACGACATTTAAAACAGCTATGCTAACCTGCGTAAAAGACCAGTTGGGAGAGGAGGTGAGTATCAGGCTGCAGGAAATACCGAAGAATAACGGAGGGTTTCAGGATGGTATGGCAATTATGGGCGCCGGATCGAACCTGGAACCGGTTATTTATCTGGAACCGTACTACCAGGCGTTTGAAGAGGGGAGGACTCTGAAAGAACTCGGACAACTGCTGGTCACGGAGTGGAAAGAAAATCGTATCGACGAGAAGGGACCCGTCGGAGTTTTTGAGGATTTTCGCAAAGCATTTTCCAGCATCTGTTATCAGCTTGTTAATTTTCAAAAAAACAGGGATTTGCTGGCGAGGACGCCGCACAGAGAATTCCTGGACCTCGCACTGATATATTATTACCGCACGGAGCATCCTTTCTGCAATTCGGCGCGGATACTGATTCGCAGAGAACACATGGAGAACTGGGGAGTAACAGAAAAAATACTGTATGAGGCAGCTGCAAAAAACACACAAAAGCTTCTGCCCCATCATTTTCTGAGCATCGGGCAGGTGATCGCCGGACTCTCGGGTGATGAAGAGATCGGGAGTCTGGCGGATGAATGCCGGGATGATGAGGGGATGTATGTTCTGACGAACGAAGAAAAGTACCTGGGCGCGGTATGCATCTTTTATCCGGAAGTTTTGAAGCGGATTGCCGATACATTCGGCAGCAGCTTTTTTGTGCTGCCGAGCAGTATTCATGAGTGCATTATTGTACCGGAGACGGGGGAGGACTTTGAAGCGGATCTTCAGGAACTTGTCCGGGATGTGAACAGGGTATATGTATCGGAGGAGGAATTTCTGTCGGATCATGTGTATTATTATGACCGAAAAGGCAGAAGTCTCTGGTGGGGGAAGAAAAGTGTGATGATCTGA
- a CDS encoding molybdopterin-dependent oxidoreductase: MMLKKTVCPYDCPASCGLIAETDGNRIYRIIGDPDHPATHGVTCAKVRGYVRSLYDRGRLLMPMKRTGRKGSGEFVQISWKEAVEIIALRFGEIIEKDGAQAILPAVYSGVMSDIQRFCGHAFFNYMGASELVMSLCSSAKGEGYAQVMGKTRSLDPGELKDSDCILVWGCNAAATRIHSMADLVNGKKHGKKVILIDTYENPTARAADEVVLIRPGTDGALALSMMQVLVEEGLADVQFLEEETEGAGELIETLGDYTPEKTEQITGISPAQVRRVARAYAAAQAASVLLGSGISRHRNGAMTVRLITILPAFVGAWKYKGGGICGCTVSGGEVFQMDLIRRPDFRKKRCRKININQLASALTGDIQGPPVKGLYVYGLNPANTVSNQKKLLEGLQREDLFTVVHERFMTDTARYADILLPAAFSVEQSDVYRSYGYFTAGYAKKIVEPAGECKSNWDTFRLLARAMGYREAYFEMTEEEMVRKVLQEAGSYLRERPEDERAKIQSGECVLFPAANHRIYRTKSGKIEIVNREAEIPVPAYMPVENDTYPLHLIAAPSVHTLNSTFVERADLRARRGIMSLLIHPDDAKERNIKDGERILCFNDLAEVEFQAEVTARVKKGTVIAEGVYDIAHSLNGLTVNALHHERLSDCGEATTLNDNTVDICPLR, encoded by the coding sequence ATGATGCTCAAGAAAACAGTTTGTCCCTATGATTGTCCCGCGTCCTGCGGACTGATCGCAGAAACTGACGGTAACAGGATATATCGTATCATTGGGGATCCCGATCATCCGGCAACGCATGGTGTGACCTGCGCTAAAGTAAGAGGATATGTGCGTTCGCTCTATGACAGGGGTCGTCTTCTTATGCCGATGAAAAGGACGGGAAGGAAAGGCAGCGGAGAATTTGTTCAGATATCCTGGAAAGAGGCAGTGGAGATCATTGCTCTCAGGTTTGGGGAAATTATTGAAAAGGATGGCGCTCAGGCAATCCTTCCGGCAGTTTATTCCGGTGTAATGAGTGATATACAGAGATTTTGCGGACATGCGTTTTTTAATTATATGGGAGCTTCAGAGCTTGTGATGAGCCTGTGTTCGTCGGCAAAGGGGGAGGGCTATGCACAGGTTATGGGTAAAACACGGTCTCTTGATCCGGGGGAGCTGAAAGACAGTGACTGCATCCTCGTATGGGGGTGCAATGCGGCGGCCACACGGATACACAGTATGGCTGACCTTGTAAATGGCAAAAAGCATGGGAAGAAAGTGATTCTGATTGACACGTATGAGAATCCCACAGCGCGGGCTGCCGATGAGGTGGTGCTGATCCGGCCCGGCACGGATGGCGCGCTGGCGTTGTCGATGATGCAGGTGCTGGTGGAAGAAGGACTGGCAGATGTGCAGTTTCTGGAAGAGGAGACAGAAGGGGCAGGTGAACTGATAGAAACACTTGGGGATTATACGCCGGAGAAAACGGAGCAGATTACAGGGATTTCGCCGGCGCAGGTGAGAAGAGTGGCAAGGGCATATGCGGCCGCACAGGCGGCGTCTGTTTTACTGGGGAGTGGTATTTCCAGACATCGAAATGGGGCTATGACGGTTCGGCTGATCACCATTCTTCCTGCATTTGTGGGTGCCTGGAAGTATAAAGGAGGCGGGATTTGCGGATGTACGGTTTCGGGGGGTGAAGTGTTTCAGATGGACCTTATCCGGAGACCCGATTTTCGAAAAAAGCGGTGCAGGAAAATCAATATTAATCAGCTGGCTTCTGCTCTGACGGGGGATATTCAGGGGCCGCCGGTCAAAGGGCTGTATGTATACGGACTGAACCCTGCAAATACAGTTTCCAATCAGAAGAAGCTGCTGGAAGGGCTTCAAAGAGAAGACTTATTTACAGTCGTGCATGAGCGCTTCATGACAGACACTGCCAGGTATGCAGATATTTTACTGCCCGCTGCATTCTCTGTGGAGCAATCTGATGTATACCGGTCATACGGCTATTTTACAGCAGGATATGCAAAGAAAATTGTCGAGCCTGCCGGAGAGTGTAAAAGCAACTGGGATACGTTTCGCCTGTTGGCCCGAGCGATGGGGTATCGGGAAGCCTATTTTGAAATGACGGAAGAGGAAATGGTCCGGAAAGTGCTGCAGGAGGCGGGGAGTTATCTGAGAGAGCGGCCTGAGGACGAAAGGGCAAAAATTCAGAGTGGCGAATGTGTCTTGTTTCCTGCGGCAAATCATCGGATATACCGTACGAAGAGCGGAAAAATAGAGATCGTAAACCGGGAAGCGGAGATACCGGTTCCGGCGTATATGCCGGTGGAAAACGACACATATCCGCTGCACCTGATAGCGGCACCTTCGGTACATACGCTGAACAGTACATTCGTAGAGCGCGCAGATCTCAGAGCGCGCAGAGGGATCATGTCACTTTTGATTCATCCGGATGATGCCAAAGAGCGTAATATCAAAGACGGAGAACGCATTTTGTGCTTTAATGATCTGGCGGAAGTGGAATTTCAGGCGGAAGTGACGGCTCGGGTAAAAAAAGGTACGGTGATAGCGGAAGGAGTCTATGATATAGCTCATTCGCTGAACGGACTGACGGTCAATGCGCTGCACCATGAGCGTCTGTCGGACTGCGGGGAGGCTACCACGCTGAATGATAATACAGTGGATATCTGCCCGTTAAGATGA
- a CDS encoding shikimate kinase, with translation MNHIILIGFMGSGKTSVGKQLAKVMQLPFVDMDQLIVEKTGMEITEIFERYGEAHFRRIESECLEELSKEEERRVISVGGGLPVQPRNQPYLRKMGTVVLLEASVQTLQRRLKYDSSRPMLKGKDLQKNIETLQRQRKAEYEKVSDIRVVTDDKEFCQIVDEIRKIVDCVKN, from the coding sequence ATGAATCATATTATTTTAATCGGATTTATGGGAAGCGGAAAGACAAGTGTCGGAAAACAGCTTGCCAAAGTAATGCAGCTTCCGTTTGTTGATATGGACCAGCTGATCGTCGAAAAGACCGGTATGGAAATCACAGAAATTTTTGAGCGATACGGGGAAGCACATTTTCGGAGAATAGAATCAGAATGTCTGGAAGAACTCAGTAAGGAAGAAGAACGCAGGGTGATTTCTGTGGGCGGAGGACTTCCGGTTCAGCCACGAAATCAGCCGTATCTGAGGAAGATGGGAACGGTAGTACTTTTGGAAGCTTCTGTACAGACGCTGCAAAGACGACTGAAGTATGACAGCTCCCGCCCGATGCTTAAGGGCAAAGATCTGCAGAAGAATATTGAGACACTGCAGAGACAGCGTAAGGCGGAGTATGAAAAGGTCAGTGATATCCGGGTGGTAACTGACGATAAGGAATTTTGCCAGATTGTCGATGAGATCCGTAAAATCGTAGATTGCGTAAAAAATTAG
- a CDS encoding YqeG family HAD IIIA-type phosphatase: MFKQFYPDECVDSTYQIDFEKLYRDGYRGLIFDIDNTLVPHGAPADDRAVKLFGRLKELGFSSCLLSNNQRERVDSFNREIGVFFIEDAHKPSRKNYQKAMRMMGTDTNNTVFIGDQLFTDVYGAKRSGIRNILVKPIHPKEEIQIVLKRYLEKIVLFFYRHHGGRT; encoded by the coding sequence ATGTTTAAGCAGTTTTATCCCGATGAGTGTGTGGATTCCACTTATCAGATAGATTTTGAAAAGCTTTACCGGGATGGATACAGGGGGCTGATTTTTGATATTGATAATACGCTGGTTCCGCACGGCGCACCGGCAGATGACCGGGCAGTTAAACTGTTTGGCCGTCTGAAGGAACTTGGTTTTTCCAGCTGTCTGCTCTCTAATAATCAGCGGGAGCGTGTCGATTCTTTTAACCGGGAGATCGGGGTCTTTTTTATTGAAGATGCACACAAGCCTTCCAGGAAAAATTATCAGAAGGCAATGCGGATGATGGGGACGGACACCAACAACACAGTGTTCATAGGTGATCAGCTGTTTACGGATGTCTACGGTGCCAAAAGGAGCGGAATACGCAATATTCTGGTGAAACCCATACATCCAAAAGAAGAAATTCAGATCGTTCTTAAGCGGTATCTTGAAAAGATCGTATTATTTTTCTACAGACATCACGGAGGAAGAACCTGA
- the efp gene encoding elongation factor P, with protein MISAGDFKNGVTLEIDGNIVQIIEFQHVKPGKGAAFVRTKLKNIISGGVVEKTFRPTEKFPAARIDRSDMQYLYSDGDLYNFMNMETYDQIALNAEAIGDALKFVKENEMVKICSHNGNVFAVEPPLFVELEITETEPGFKGDTAQGATKPATVETGAVVYVPLFVEQGDKIKIDTRTGEYLSRV; from the coding sequence ATGATATCAGCAGGAGATTTTAAGAATGGTGTTACACTGGAAATAGATGGCAATATCGTTCAGATTATTGAGTTCCAGCACGTAAAACCTGGAAAAGGTGCAGCGTTTGTAAGAACGAAATTAAAAAATATCATCAGCGGCGGTGTAGTGGAAAAAACATTCCGTCCTACCGAGAAATTCCCGGCAGCACGGATTGACCGTTCAGACATGCAGTACCTGTATAGTGATGGAGATCTGTATAATTTCATGAATATGGAGACATATGACCAGATTGCCCTGAACGCAGAAGCGATCGGAGATGCGCTGAAATTCGTGAAGGAGAACGAGATGGTAAAGATCTGTTCCCACAATGGCAACGTATTTGCGGTTGAGCCTCCGCTGTTCGTAGAGCTGGAGATTACAGAGACAGAACCGGGCTTCAAGGGAGATACCGCACAGGGTGCAACAAAACCTGCAACAGTAGAGACGGGCGCGGTTGTGTACGTTCCGCTGTTTGTAGAACAGGGAGATAAAATTAAGATCGATACCAGAACGGGAGAGTACTTATCCCGCGTTTAA
- a CDS encoding M14 family metallopeptidase has protein sequence MREQQTEYFELGELRAARGEKRSGHLRVTGTPYVLHATVMCGERPGKTLLLTAGVHSCEYVGIQTLIEMAAKLEPSRIIGNVIIIPVVNRTGFEARRPTVVPEDEKNLNRVFPGAEDGTESQKLAWYMEQELFSRADYYVDLHSGGIYEELTPYVYYVGNCPDETSMEAQRAAASADVPFMVRSSASTGAYNYAGRLGIPSILIERGGSGRWTEEEVRANIRDLFNIMRCWGVMDGEPLMPLEQPYRLENPVYHECHESGLWYPCVEAGQRIYQGQVLGEIRGYHGELLETCVAEHDGNVLYLTKTLWVDKSVEVVAYARICRCSECVQCKNDK, from the coding sequence ATGAGAGAACAACAGACAGAATATTTTGAACTCGGGGAACTTCGTGCTGCGCGCGGGGAGAAGCGAAGCGGGCACCTTCGTGTGACAGGAACTCCGTATGTACTTCACGCGACGGTGATGTGTGGTGAGCGTCCCGGAAAGACGCTGCTTTTGACGGCGGGTGTTCACAGCTGCGAATACGTAGGTATTCAGACACTGATCGAAATGGCCGCGAAACTGGAACCTTCGCGCATCATTGGAAATGTAATTATCATTCCTGTCGTGAACAGAACCGGGTTTGAAGCGAGAAGACCCACGGTGGTCCCTGAGGATGAGAAGAATCTGAACCGCGTTTTTCCGGGAGCTGAGGATGGTACGGAGTCTCAGAAACTTGCCTGGTACATGGAACAGGAACTGTTCTCAAGGGCGGACTACTATGTAGACCTGCATTCTGGAGGAATATATGAGGAACTCACGCCGTACGTATATTACGTGGGAAACTGCCCGGATGAAACCTCGATGGAAGCGCAGCGGGCAGCGGCATCGGCGGATGTGCCGTTTATGGTCAGGTCTTCCGCCTCCACGGGAGCCTACAATTATGCAGGGCGTCTGGGGATTCCCAGCATTTTGATTGAGCGGGGAGGTTCGGGGCGATGGACGGAAGAGGAAGTCCGAGCCAATATCCGTGACCTGTTTAATATCATGAGATGCTGGGGGGTAATGGACGGAGAACCGCTGATGCCGCTGGAGCAGCCATACCGGCTGGAAAATCCGGTTTACCATGAATGCCATGAGTCCGGGCTCTGGTACCCCTGCGTGGAAGCCGGGCAGAGAATTTACCAGGGACAGGTTCTCGGAGAGATTCGCGGATATCATGGAGAATTACTGGAGACGTGTGTGGCGGAACATGATGGCAATGTGCTTTATCTGACGAAGACGCTATGGGTGGATAAGAGCGTGGAAGTGGTAGCGTATGCGAGAATCTGCCGGTGCAGTGAATGCGTGCAGTGCAAAAATGATAAATAA
- a CDS encoding SH3 domain-containing protein, whose protein sequence is MDNFREWLSDNLRYILLGLFIILVLAVLFLGIKFISSRVGAQDENSQTQQESQKESDEAADEKDPEGTGDDPEPTVTPEEESRLEKEAYPDVNAVIQTYYTALGSKDIAGIKSVVDSLDATEEAKITKDQNIESYGNVETYTIKGPEDGTYVVFACYSYKFNGIDTAVPGLSQLYVCTGDDGRLYIATQEQDAETQAYIQETMKEKDVEALISGVQNEYESALESDESLKSFIESLGIGTSEAASAENGSLITVRSDCNVRAQASEDAEVLGKLGEGQQVTKTGSQGEWIEISYEDQTGYVRSDLFK, encoded by the coding sequence TTGGATAATTTTAGAGAATGGCTTTCTGACAATCTCAGATATATCCTGCTTGGACTTTTTATTATTCTTGTGCTGGCAGTGCTGTTCCTGGGAATTAAGTTTATTTCTTCCAGGGTGGGCGCTCAGGATGAGAACAGCCAGACTCAGCAGGAAAGCCAGAAGGAATCTGACGAGGCCGCTGATGAAAAAGATCCAGAAGGAACCGGAGATGATCCGGAACCGACTGTAACACCGGAAGAAGAGAGTCGGTTGGAAAAAGAGGCATATCCGGATGTAAATGCTGTCATTCAGACATATTATACTGCGCTTGGGAGCAAAGATATTGCCGGAATTAAAAGTGTAGTGGATAGTCTTGACGCGACAGAAGAAGCTAAGATCACTAAGGATCAGAATATTGAGAGCTATGGTAATGTTGAGACATATACTATAAAAGGACCGGAAGACGGTACCTATGTTGTATTTGCCTGCTATTCTTATAAGTTCAATGGGATTGATACGGCAGTACCGGGACTTAGTCAGCTGTATGTCTGCACTGGTGACGACGGCAGGCTTTATATTGCGACGCAGGAACAGGATGCCGAAACGCAGGCCTATATCCAGGAGACGATGAAGGAAAAAGATGTTGAGGCGTTAATATCCGGAGTCCAGAACGAATATGAGTCCGCGCTGGAAAGTGATGAATCTCTGAAGAGTTTTATCGAGAGCCTGGGGATTGGTACCTCAGAAGCCGCATCGGCTGAAAATGGCTCGCTCATCACTGTCAGAAGCGACTGCAATGTGCGTGCACAGGCCAGCGAAGATGCTGAAGTGCTCGGGAAACTGGGCGAAGGCCAGCAGGTGACAAAGACCGGCAGTCAGGGGGAGTGGATTGAAATCTCCTATGAAGACCAGACCGGTTATGTCAGAAGTGATTTATTTAAATAG
- the iolN gene encoding 3-dehydro-scyllo-inosose hydrolase, which yields MSKWQIPATGGNMEAPNGIYYQNMTNKEVAERLKTNDVILIPVGSTENHGPSAPYGEDTYLDTRLCEQVAKATGCTVAQPIWYGSHPYHHLGQKGTIMIPEEILADYLCYVFAGFWNTGFRKMIVVNGHGQDYVIPLAIHKFGKKFQVPGIILYTHFWNAAKEQLDTKEGGGPYDTPFIHADEVEQSWCLGLFPELIKRGEEVETKAYPLLPPGHINNSAERGVGPIKWYNAFGSCAMECIVQPEGVIGNPKLADAEKAREGIERTLNYLEKLVNDILEKYPAGELPPIDMMTQRKREDIEAVIKGPNEPGGRHIYTLTY from the coding sequence ATGTCTAAATGGCAAATCCCGGCAACCGGCGGCAATATGGAAGCCCCAAATGGTATTTACTACCAGAACATGACAAACAAAGAAGTGGCAGAACGCTTAAAAACAAACGATGTTATCCTGATTCCTGTAGGATCTACGGAAAACCATGGACCATCTGCTCCGTATGGAGAAGATACATACCTCGATACACGTCTCTGCGAACAGGTTGCGAAGGCAACCGGATGTACAGTGGCACAGCCTATCTGGTACGGATCCCATCCATACCATCATCTGGGACAGAAAGGTACCATCATGATTCCGGAAGAAATCCTTGCTGATTACCTCTGCTATGTATTCGCAGGTTTCTGGAACACAGGGTTCCGCAAGATGATCGTTGTCAACGGTCATGGACAGGATTATGTAATTCCGCTGGCAATCCATAAATTTGGAAAGAAATTCCAGGTTCCTGGCATTATCCTCTATACGCACTTCTGGAATGCGGCGAAAGAACAGCTGGATACAAAAGAAGGCGGCGGCCCATACGATACACCGTTTATCCATGCAGACGAAGTAGAACAGTCCTGGTGTCTGGGTCTGTTCCCGGAACTTATCAAGAGAGGCGAAGAAGTCGAGACGAAAGCGTATCCTCTGCTTCCTCCGGGACATATCAACAACTCTGCAGAGCGCGGTGTAGGACCGATCAAATGGTACAACGCATTCGGCTCCTGCGCAATGGAATGTATCGTACAGCCGGAAGGTGTTATCGGAAATCCGAAACTGGCAGATGCTGAAAAGGCGCGCGAAGGTATCGAGAGAACATTGAATTATCTGGAAAAACTGGTTAACGACATACTGGAGAAATATCCGGCAGGAGAACTTCCGCCAATCGATATGATGACACAGAGAAAACGAGAAGACATCGAAGCTGTTATCAAAGGCCCGAATGAGCCAGGCGGACGTCATATCTACACACTGACATACTAA
- a CDS encoding sugar phosphate isomerase/epimerase, with product MKNWKYAISSADDAPSTAPILLKGNVCDNLKKAAELGYQAIEVHTRPDEEFDYEAIKKAEDTYGAKVGMIITGRLNTEGLCSLIDDRPYVMNTAVTEMQRYIDMAHKMKADIVIGWVKGNVPAGGNRKKYIDRLARNLRVLAAYAKERDVKLNLEVINRYEVNIFTTADETMEFLEEYQIDNLYVHLDTFHMGIDECDPVKAIERCAGHIGYFHLADNSRRYPGTGQFDFAKILKALEAAGYDGYLSVECLPWPNEQEAAKQAIAYMKQVEQN from the coding sequence GTGAAGAACTGGAAATATGCGATATCTTCCGCGGATGATGCACCTTCTACCGCCCCTATCCTTTTAAAAGGAAATGTATGTGACAATCTGAAAAAGGCTGCAGAGCTTGGGTATCAGGCGATCGAAGTACATACAAGACCGGATGAGGAATTTGATTACGAGGCGATCAAAAAGGCAGAAGATACCTATGGAGCCAAGGTCGGAATGATAATCACAGGGCGTCTGAACACAGAAGGGCTGTGCAGTCTGATTGATGACAGGCCATATGTGATGAACACCGCGGTGACAGAGATGCAGCGTTACATCGACATGGCACATAAGATGAAAGCAGATATCGTAATCGGATGGGTAAAGGGAAACGTTCCTGCCGGCGGAAACCGTAAAAAATACATAGACCGTCTTGCAAGAAACCTGCGGGTACTTGCAGCGTATGCGAAAGAGCGGGACGTGAAACTGAATCTGGAAGTGATCAACCGGTATGAAGTAAACATCTTTACGACAGCTGATGAGACGATGGAATTTCTGGAAGAGTATCAGATTGACAATCTCTATGTTCATCTCGATACATTCCATATGGGAATCGATGAGTGTGACCCCGTAAAAGCGATTGAGCGGTGCGCAGGACACATTGGATATTTTCATCTGGCGGACAATTCCAGAAGATATCCGGGAACAGGACAGTTTGACTTTGCTAAAATTCTGAAGGCACTGGAAGCGGCCGGATACGATGGATATTTATCGGTGGAATGCCTGCCGTGGCCGAATGAACAGGAAGCGGCGAAACAGGCAATTGCCTACATGAAACAAGTGGAACAAAATTAA
- a CDS encoding citrate/2-methylcitrate synthase, translated as MAFKLKVTPEMEMLTDICVQNSKMDVSLYGKYDVKRGLRDINGQGVLAGLTQISNIVSSEEVDGKMQPCDGRLYYRGINIEDLSNGFLTEHRQGFEEVAYLLLFGVLPNEQQLVDFKKILASQRSLPTNFVRDVVMKAPSKDMMNTLSRSVLTLYAYDSNADDISLPNVLRQCLTLISVFPMLSVYGYHAYNHYIKGKSLYIHHPSRNLSTAENILRMLRPDKQYTQLEATILDLALVLHMEHGGGNNSTFTTHVVSSSGTDTYSAIAAALGSLKGPKHGGANIKVVKMFDDMKKNIKDWDDEDAVEDYLVKLLKKEAFDKRGLIYGMGHAVYSISDPRATIFKKFVEQLAREKGRDKDFRLYSMVEELAPKIIARERHIYKGVSANVDFYSGFVYSMLDLPLELYTPMFAIARIAGWSAHRMEELINTDKIIRPAYKNVKADELYVPLHER; from the coding sequence ATGGCATTTAAATTAAAAGTAACACCAGAGATGGAAATGTTGACGGATATCTGTGTCCAGAACAGTAAAATGGACGTTTCACTGTACGGCAAGTATGATGTGAAGCGGGGACTGAGGGATATTAATGGTCAAGGCGTATTGGCCGGCCTTACGCAGATTTCCAATATTGTTTCTTCGGAAGAAGTAGATGGAAAAATGCAGCCGTGCGACGGAAGGCTGTATTACCGGGGGATTAATATTGAAGACCTGAGCAATGGTTTTCTGACGGAACACCGTCAGGGTTTTGAGGAAGTGGCTTATCTTTTGCTGTTCGGGGTTCTGCCGAATGAGCAGCAGCTGGTTGATTTTAAGAAGATTCTCGCATCGCAGCGGTCACTGCCGACAAATTTTGTAAGAGACGTCGTAATGAAAGCACCGAGCAAGGATATGATGAATACTCTGTCACGGAGTGTCTTGACTTTGTATGCATATGATTCCAACGCAGATGACATATCGCTGCCGAATGTACTGCGCCAGTGTCTGACTTTGATCAGTGTATTTCCAATGCTTTCTGTCTATGGATATCATGCATATAATCACTATATTAAAGGTAAGAGCCTGTACATCCATCATCCTTCGAGAAATCTTTCCACAGCTGAGAATATCCTGCGGATGCTGCGCCCGGATAAGCAGTACACACAGCTGGAGGCAACGATACTGGACCTGGCACTCGTGTTGCATATGGAGCATGGAGGAGGAAATAACTCGACCTTTACAACACACGTCGTTTCTTCTTCGGGGACAGACACTTATTCTGCGATCGCGGCAGCGTTGGGGTCCCTGAAAGGCCCAAAACACGGCGGTGCTAATATTAAAGTCGTGAAAATGTTTGACGATATGAAGAAAAACATTAAAGACTGGGATGACGAGGATGCGGTTGAGGATTATCTGGTGAAGCTTCTGAAAAAAGAGGCGTTTGATAAGCGCGGACTGATCTACGGCATGGGGCATGCGGTATACTCCATCTCAGACCCGAGGGCGACCATATTTAAAAAGTTTGTAGAGCAGCTTGCAAGAGAGAAAGGACGCGATAAAGATTTTCGCCTGTATTCTATGGTGGAGGAACTGGCGCCCAAGATTATCGCACGTGAGCGCCATATCTATAAAGGCGTCAGTGCAAACGTGGATTTCTACAGCGGTTTCGTATACAGCATGCTGGATCTTCCGCTTGAACTGTATACTCCGATGTTTGCCATCGCCCGTATTGCCGGGTGGAGCGCGCACCGGATGGAAGAGCTGATCAATACAGACAAGATCATTCGGCCGGCATATAAGAATGTGAAAGCGGATGAACTGTACGTACCTCTGCACGAACGATAA